The Candidatus Hydrogenedentota bacterium genome window below encodes:
- a CDS encoding RHS repeat-associated core domain-containing protein → MRSAGLPLTIGYTGHPWDRALGQYFAPFRYYNPATARWNMRDPLGFVDGPNVYAYVAGNPVMRTDPSGGWIVIVIIGGGVLIGGAIIITDVILDGIDTVSDHADEISCEANPTTKKLSARQKRKLWQDANPGQEVPWDDDLNRYYDMHHVQPT, encoded by the coding sequence ATGCGCTCCGCCGGCCTGCCCCTGACCATTGGCTACACCGGCCACCCGTGGGACCGCGCCCTCGGCCAGTACTTCGCCCCCTTCCGCTACTACAACCCTGCCACCGCCCGATGGAACATGCGTGACCCCCTCGGATTCGTGGACGGACCCAATGTCTACGCCTATGTCGCCGGGAATCCGGTGATGCGGACAGACCCGAGCGGGGGGTGGATCGTTATTGTCATTATCGGAGGGGGAGTACTAATAGGTGGGGCCATCATAATTACTGATGTCATTTTGGATGGCATCGATACTGTCTCAGATCACGCAGACGAAATATCCTGCGAGGCCAATCCAACAACCAAGAAGCTCTCGGCGAGACAGAAAAGAAAACTATGGCAAGATGCCAATCCAGGGCAAGAAGTACCATGGGATGACGATTTAAATAGGTACTATGACATGCATCATGTACAACCGACATGA
- the cysE gene encoding serine O-acetyltransferase produces the protein MTDKGKDPIWETIRAEAAEGVGHEPTLSSFLHTTILNHPTLESALCFQLASKLESVTLPALSLRDLMEAAHEADPGLAACAREDIEAVRRRDPACRMYSQPILYFKGFLGLQAHRIAHYYWRQDRTHLALFLQSRISEAFAVDIHPAARIGRGVFIDHATGIVIGETAVVEDNVSMLHAVTLGGTGKEWGDRHPKIRQGVLIAAGAKILGNIEVGEGAKVAAGAVVLKSVPPHTTVAGVPARPIGPAESDQPALDMDQEIGEASFCPPPCSRPLEQCSRVVQYEEERKCRGGCAAPDGAAGEETP, from the coding sequence ATGACAGACAAAGGGAAAGACCCCATCTGGGAGACCATACGCGCGGAGGCGGCGGAGGGGGTCGGGCATGAGCCGACCCTTTCGAGCTTCCTGCACACGACCATCCTGAACCACCCCACGCTGGAGAGCGCGCTGTGCTTCCAGCTGGCCAGCAAGCTCGAAAGCGTCACCCTGCCGGCCCTTTCGCTGCGAGACCTCATGGAGGCCGCGCACGAGGCGGACCCCGGCCTGGCCGCCTGCGCCCGGGAGGACATCGAGGCGGTGCGGCGGCGCGACCCGGCCTGCCGCATGTACTCGCAGCCCATCCTGTATTTCAAGGGCTTCCTGGGGCTTCAGGCCCACCGCATCGCCCATTATTACTGGCGGCAGGACCGGACCCATCTGGCCCTGTTTCTCCAGAGCCGCATCTCCGAGGCTTTCGCCGTGGACATCCACCCCGCCGCCCGCATCGGCCGGGGCGTCTTCATTGACCACGCCACGGGCATCGTCATCGGCGAGACCGCCGTGGTCGAGGACAACGTCTCCATGCTCCACGCCGTCACCCTGGGCGGCACGGGCAAGGAGTGGGGCGACCGCCACCCGAAAATCCGCCAGGGCGTCCTCATCGCGGCGGGCGCCAAGATTCTGGGCAACATCGAGGTGGGCGAGGGCGCCAAGGTCGCCGCGGGCGCGGTGGTCCTGAAGTCCGTGCCGCCGCACACCACGGTGGCCGGGGTGCCCGCGCGGCCCATCGGCCCGGCGGAGTCGGACCAGCCGGCCCTCGACATGGACCAGGAGATCGGCGAGGCCTCCTTCTGCCCGCCGCCGTGCAGCCGCCCCCTGGAGCAGTGCTCCCGCGTGGTGCAGTATGAGGAGGAGCGGAAATGCCGCGGCGGCTGCGCCGCGCCGGACGGGGCCGCCGGTGAAGAGACCCCCTGA